Proteins encoded by one window of Enterococcus faecalis:
- a CDS encoding PucR family transcriptional regulator — MMTVTDLLHAEELPGLTLLTHETNLDAPILQANILENPDAFDWLTPGEILLTTGYIFKDQPCLQKRLIQELANMNCAALGFKVQRYFNEVPQEMIQLANDVGLPILSIPYNYNFSQIISLVNRRVNQPDETISQHSVHMHNKFYTIIKAGGKSTQLLEVLSAAIQAPVMLLDERFQIMNHFDLPDAPTRITSILNNATLKKQFETALKAQNNELLLFYKEPLTVEFSLANHQLSLRILPIKKKNLSLSYLVIWQTTKKLQTIDLLSVEVCAHYLLPQLQLESSENLTTRQKIGALFQDLIQEKNTNPQAWQEFSNYLQLNEKDTFSLLLVAIEQLEQLFNPTIQMNSIGHQLNHILEGYRQKITAFPTQTGFILLLENPAQEEATYLAQTTHLAKNLLEQLMKLNPKLSFKLAIGPTVKKITNLCDSYKLAQETFHLAQASQELQQRTILNYDDLFFYRLMIETLTKQAKQKIYQRLIEPLEKEDQKHESSLLETINTYFQSNKNISLTATNMYVHRNTIIYRLKKIEEILHLTLEFPDSSLQLSLAVYLYKQKLL; from the coding sequence ATGATGACGGTCACTGATCTACTCCATGCAGAAGAACTACCTGGTTTAACCTTATTGACGCACGAGACCAATTTAGATGCGCCAATTCTACAAGCAAATATTTTAGAAAATCCTGATGCTTTTGACTGGTTAACGCCAGGAGAAATTTTATTAACTACCGGCTATATTTTCAAAGATCAGCCTTGCTTGCAAAAACGTCTTATTCAAGAACTAGCAAATATGAACTGCGCTGCTCTAGGCTTTAAAGTCCAACGTTATTTCAATGAAGTTCCACAAGAGATGATCCAATTAGCGAATGACGTCGGATTACCAATTCTCTCAATCCCTTATAATTACAACTTTTCTCAAATTATTTCATTGGTCAATCGCCGAGTCAATCAACCTGACGAAACGATTAGCCAACATTCTGTTCATATGCATAATAAATTTTATACAATTATCAAAGCTGGCGGAAAAAGTACCCAATTACTGGAAGTATTAAGTGCCGCGATTCAAGCGCCTGTAATGCTTTTAGACGAGCGTTTTCAGATTATGAATCATTTTGATTTACCTGATGCGCCAACAAGAATCACCAGTATTTTAAACAACGCGACTCTCAAAAAACAGTTTGAGACAGCTTTAAAAGCCCAGAACAATGAGCTCCTATTATTTTATAAAGAACCATTGACTGTTGAATTTTCCTTAGCGAACCATCAGTTATCTTTGCGAATTTTACCCATCAAAAAGAAAAATCTCAGCTTATCTTACTTAGTGATTTGGCAAACTACCAAAAAATTACAGACGATTGATTTATTATCTGTAGAGGTCTGTGCTCACTACCTTTTACCACAACTTCAATTAGAATCTTCGGAAAATTTAACAACGAGGCAAAAGATCGGGGCGCTGTTTCAAGACCTTATCCAAGAAAAAAATACCAATCCTCAAGCTTGGCAAGAATTTAGTAATTATCTGCAATTAAATGAAAAAGATACATTTAGTCTCTTGCTTGTAGCCATTGAACAATTGGAACAACTGTTTAATCCGACTATTCAAATGAATAGCATTGGCCATCAATTGAATCATATTTTAGAAGGATATCGACAAAAAATTACTGCCTTTCCTACACAAACTGGCTTTATTTTATTACTAGAAAATCCAGCGCAAGAGGAAGCCACCTACCTTGCACAAACCACTCATCTTGCCAAGAATTTACTAGAGCAACTAATGAAACTGAATCCAAAATTATCATTTAAATTAGCGATTGGGCCAACTGTCAAAAAAATCACCAATCTGTGTGATTCTTATAAATTAGCACAAGAAACATTCCACTTAGCACAAGCAAGTCAAGAATTACAACAACGAACTATTTTGAATTATGACGACCTCTTTTTTTATCGTTTAATGATCGAAACCCTGACCAAACAAGCCAAACAAAAAATATATCAACGATTGATTGAACCATTAGAAAAAGAAGATCAAAAACATGAAAGTTCCCTACTAGAAACCATCAACACCTACTTTCAATCGAATAAAAATATTTCGTTGACTGCCACAAATATGTATGTACATCGTAATACAATTATTTACCGCTTAAAAAAAATAGAAGAGATTCTTCACTTAACTTTAGAATTTCCTGATAGTTCGCTACAACTAAGTTTGGCTGTTTATTTATATAAACAAAAATTACTATAA
- a CDS encoding amidohydrolase family protein: MNEGRKGFVMLLKNCKLETGFSTVNQRIVATETASYDIRIENEVCTAVAPQLRPLENETVIDVNQQLVLPALREMHIHIDKTYFGGPCKACRPLTKGILTRIEEETWLLPEQLPTSLERACQVIEQYIQQGHYHIRSHCNVDPSIGTKHIEITKEAFSRYEQYITHEIVAFPQHGLLRSQVEPLMREALRMGATHVGGVDPALVDRHVNHSIAKIFELATTFNKKIDVHLHARDTLGLYEFNKFVDYTEQAKMFGKVTLSHALALGSLEEAAIRDIAQKFSETGIDLTSTVPIGMPTMPIPTLVEQGVKISVAHDSLTDHWSPFGSGNTIEKLNTAAQRFKISDEYRLNRLWGLASNFVTPLDPNGQRVWPNVGDSADFLLFNAESTAHVIARQQPIQQLILKGQLVEAVQKGEKE; this comes from the coding sequence TTGAATGAAGGTAGGAAGGGGTTTGTCATGCTTTTAAAAAACTGTAAATTAGAAACAGGATTTTCTACTGTGAATCAGCGAATTGTTGCGACAGAAACAGCTAGCTATGATATTCGAATTGAAAACGAGGTCTGTACTGCGGTCGCACCGCAGTTAAGGCCTTTAGAGAACGAAACAGTTATCGATGTGAATCAGCAACTCGTTTTACCTGCTCTAAGAGAAATGCATATTCATATTGATAAAACGTATTTTGGGGGACCTTGTAAGGCCTGTCGTCCACTAACGAAAGGAATTTTAACACGTATTGAAGAAGAAACTTGGCTGTTACCTGAACAATTACCAACTAGTTTAGAACGTGCTTGCCAAGTTATTGAGCAGTATATTCAACAAGGCCATTATCATATTCGCAGTCATTGTAATGTAGATCCATCTATTGGAACGAAACATATTGAAATCACTAAAGAAGCATTTAGTCGATATGAACAATACATTACTCATGAAATTGTGGCTTTTCCTCAACACGGATTACTCCGCTCACAAGTCGAACCTTTGATGCGCGAAGCCTTACGCATGGGGGCAACTCATGTTGGCGGCGTTGATCCAGCCCTTGTGGATCGTCATGTGAATCATTCAATCGCAAAAATATTTGAATTAGCTACCACATTTAATAAAAAAATTGATGTTCATTTACACGCCCGTGATACTTTGGGACTTTATGAATTTAATAAATTTGTTGATTATACAGAACAAGCAAAGATGTTTGGCAAAGTTACTTTAAGTCATGCTTTAGCCTTAGGGAGCTTAGAAGAAGCAGCAATTAGAGACATTGCGCAAAAATTTAGCGAAACAGGTATTGATTTGACTTCGACTGTACCAATTGGAATGCCCACCATGCCGATTCCAACCTTGGTTGAACAAGGTGTTAAGATCTCCGTGGCTCATGACAGTTTGACGGATCATTGGTCGCCTTTTGGCAGTGGCAATACAATAGAAAAATTAAATACAGCCGCTCAAAGATTTAAAATTAGCGATGAGTATCGCTTGAATCGTTTATGGGGCTTAGCGAGTAATTTTGTAACGCCTCTTGATCCTAACGGGCAGCGAGTTTGGCCTAATGTCGGCGATTCTGCAGATTTCCTACTATTTAATGCTGAGAGCACTGCTCACGTGATTGCACGCCAACAGCCAATCCAACAACTGATACTAAAAGGACAACTGGTTGAAGCCGTTCAAAAGGGGGAAAAAGAATGA
- the galM gene encoding galactose-1-epimerase, translating into MKEGLIILTISTESFGQGMLLYTLTNKNGVTLKATDFGARIVALDVPLTKNESRSLVLGFPSADEYLSKDLYFGATIGRTAGRIADGSFKLAGKTYQTMINTPTQTTLHGGTPGFESKKWHSEIQEAQVNPSVKFWLESPAGENGFPGNLTVSVTYTLTEENEWQIEYQATTDEQTLFNPTNHVYFNLTGNPAIPIDAHELQINAQKFVPLDERVLPLGELASVDQTAFDLQKPKKLAEVFSSTDEQIQKMNGFDHPFILTNHDLINPDVILKSPTKDITLEMFTDQPSVVIFSANFADNGPDIQGQKLVNHGALTFETQVCPGAERFPLFGSITLSPEQEFHSTTRFKLIY; encoded by the coding sequence TTGAAGGAAGGATTGATTATTTTGACTATTTCAACTGAATCATTTGGACAAGGAATGCTTCTTTACACACTGACGAATAAAAATGGTGTGACTTTAAAAGCAACAGATTTTGGTGCGCGAATTGTTGCGCTCGACGTTCCTCTTACAAAAAATGAATCCCGATCACTCGTGCTAGGCTTTCCCTCAGCAGATGAATATTTGTCTAAAGACTTATATTTTGGTGCAACAATTGGTCGAACAGCTGGTCGAATTGCCGATGGCTCCTTTAAACTAGCGGGTAAAACGTATCAAACGATGATTAATACTCCTACTCAAACAACACTTCACGGCGGCACACCTGGGTTTGAAAGTAAAAAATGGCACAGCGAAATCCAAGAGGCACAAGTGAATCCTTCTGTGAAATTTTGGCTAGAGAGTCCTGCTGGTGAAAATGGTTTTCCTGGAAATCTCACTGTTTCAGTCACGTATACATTGACTGAAGAAAATGAATGGCAAATTGAGTATCAGGCAACTACAGATGAACAAACACTTTTTAATCCAACCAATCATGTCTACTTTAATTTAACTGGAAATCCTGCAATTCCCATTGATGCGCATGAGTTACAAATAAATGCCCAAAAGTTTGTCCCGCTTGATGAAAGAGTTTTACCGCTTGGAGAATTAGCTTCCGTCGACCAGACAGCTTTTGATTTACAAAAACCTAAAAAATTAGCTGAGGTTTTTTCAAGTACCGATGAACAAATTCAAAAGATGAACGGCTTCGATCACCCTTTCATCTTAACCAATCATGATTTAATTAACCCAGATGTTATCTTAAAAAGTCCTACTAAAGATATCACCTTAGAGATGTTCACTGATCAACCTTCAGTTGTTATTTTTTCAGCAAATTTTGCTGATAACGGTCCCGATATTCAAGGGCAAAAATTAGTCAATCACGGAGCGCTCACATTTGAAACCCAAGTCTGTCCTGGTGCTGAAAGATTTCCGTTGTTCGGTTCTATCACCCTCTCACCTGAACAGGAATTTCACTCAACGACCCGTTTCAAACTAATTTATTAA
- a CDS encoding VOC family protein yields the protein MSHLLELYINFKGEAKEAITFYEDVFDTKCQNLMTFGEAPEDPEHPINDEIKDLVMNASIIIEGTYVMISDVPDMFGFEVTEGNNLSLVVSTDDDEKIDRLFKRLSEGGTVTMPLSETFWSKKYGSLKDQFGIHWMFNYYEEN from the coding sequence GTGAGTCATTTGTTAGAGCTGTATATAAATTTTAAAGGTGAAGCAAAAGAAGCAATTACGTTCTATGAAGATGTTTTTGATACAAAATGTCAAAATTTAATGACTTTTGGCGAAGCACCTGAAGATCCTGAGCATCCTATAAACGACGAGATAAAGGATTTAGTGATGAACGCAAGTATCATTATTGAAGGAACCTATGTAATGATTTCAGATGTTCCTGATATGTTTGGTTTTGAAGTTACGGAAGGAAATAACCTTTCGCTCGTGGTTAGCACAGATGATGATGAAAAAATTGATCGCTTATTTAAACGATTATCTGAAGGTGGCACTGTTACAATGCCATTATCTGAAACTTTTTGGTCCAAAAAGTATGGTTCCCTAAAAGATCAGTTTGGCATCCATTGGATGTTTAATTATTATGAAGAAAATTAA
- a CDS encoding GAF domain-containing protein, giving the protein MTEQTRENKKAAYELCLQQLSGLLEIETDAIANLANSSALIAQTLPDTVFAGYYLYKDEELVLGPFQGKVSCTRIKMGKGVCGESAEKQATLIVDNVKTHANYISCDSAAMSEIVVPMVKNHQLVGVLDIDSGVTNSYDAVDQLYLEKFVTLLLEKSDF; this is encoded by the coding sequence ATGACTGAACAAACGAGAGAAAACAAAAAAGCAGCCTACGAATTGTGCTTACAACAATTGAGCGGTTTGTTAGAAATAGAAACGGATGCTATTGCAAATTTAGCAAACTCGTCCGCGTTAATTGCACAAACATTACCAGATACCGTTTTTGCTGGGTATTATTTATATAAAGATGAAGAATTAGTTTTGGGGCCTTTTCAAGGGAAAGTCTCTTGTACCAGAATTAAAATGGGCAAAGGTGTCTGTGGTGAGTCCGCGGAAAAACAAGCTACATTGATTGTTGATAACGTGAAGACACACGCCAATTATATTTCTTGTGACTCAGCTGCGATGTCTGAAATCGTTGTACCGATGGTAAAAAATCATCAATTGGTCGGTGTTTTAGATATTGATAGTGGTGTAACAAATAGCTATGATGCGGTTGACCAACTGTATTTGGAAAAATTTGTTACCTTGTTACTAGAAAAATCAGATTTTTAA
- a CDS encoding peptide ABC transporter substrate-binding protein, with protein MKKLKMLGCVGLLLALTACQAGTGNSADSNKAAEQKIAISSEAAISTMEPHTAGDTTSTLVINQVYEGLYVLGKEDELELGVAAEEPAISEDETVYTFKIREDAKWSNDDPVTANDFVYAWQQVASPKSGSIHQALFFDVIKNAKEIALEGADVNTLGVKALDDKTLEITLERPTPYLKSLLSFPVLFPQNEKYIKEQGDKYATDAEHLIYNGPFKLKEWDNASSDDWTYEKNDTYWDAEKVKLTEAKVSVIKSPTTAVNLFDSNELDVVNKLSGEFIPGYVDNPDFLSIPQFVTYFLKMNSVRDGKENPALANNNIRKALAQAFDKESFVKEVLQDQSTATDQVIPPGQTIAPDGTDFTKLAAKKNNYLTYDTAKAKEFWEKGKKEIGLDKIKLEFLTDDTDSAKKAAEFFQFQLEENLDGLEVNVTQVPFTIRVDRDQTRDYDLELSGWGTDYRDPLTVMRIFTSDSTLGGVTFKSDTYDQLIQETRTTHAADQEARLNDFAQAQDILVNQETVLAPIYNRSISVLANQKIKDMYWHSFGPTYSLKWAYVN; from the coding sequence ATGAAGAAATTAAAAATGTTAGGATGCGTCGGTTTGCTTTTAGCTTTAACGGCTTGTCAGGCGGGAACGGGAAACTCGGCTGATAGTAACAAAGCAGCGGAACAAAAAATTGCAATTAGTTCTGAAGCGGCTATTTCGACAATGGAACCACACACAGCGGGGGATACGACCTCGACTTTAGTCATAAATCAAGTTTATGAAGGACTCTATGTTTTAGGTAAAGAAGATGAATTAGAGTTGGGGGTCGCTGCCGAAGAACCAGCGATTTCTGAAGATGAAACCGTTTATACATTTAAGATTAGAGAAGATGCCAAATGGTCGAATGATGATCCAGTAACAGCAAACGACTTTGTTTATGCATGGCAACAAGTTGCTTCCCCTAAATCAGGATCGATTCATCAAGCTTTATTTTTTGATGTCATTAAAAATGCTAAGGAAATTGCTTTAGAAGGCGCAGATGTGAATACTCTTGGGGTTAAGGCGCTAGATGATAAAACGTTAGAAATAACTTTAGAACGGCCCACCCCTTATTTGAAATCTTTGCTTTCGTTTCCTGTTTTGTTTCCGCAAAATGAAAAATATATCAAAGAACAAGGGGATAAATATGCCACTGATGCAGAACATTTGATTTATAATGGTCCTTTTAAATTGAAAGAATGGGATAATGCCTCTTCCGATGACTGGACCTACGAAAAAAATGATACGTATTGGGATGCTGAAAAAGTTAAATTAACAGAAGCGAAAGTTTCAGTAATTAAGAGCCCAACGACAGCGGTGAATTTGTTTGACTCGAATGAATTGGATGTAGTGAATAAGCTAAGTGGTGAATTTATTCCTGGTTATGTTGATAATCCAGACTTTCTTTCAATTCCTCAATTCGTCACATACTTTTTAAAAATGAACAGCGTTCGTGATGGAAAAGAAAATCCGGCTTTAGCGAACAACAATATTCGTAAAGCGTTGGCACAAGCTTTTGATAAAGAAAGTTTTGTAAAAGAAGTCTTGCAAGATCAATCAACGGCTACAGATCAAGTAATTCCTCCGGGACAAACGATTGCGCCAGATGGAACAGATTTCACAAAACTAGCTGCTAAGAAAAATAACTACTTAACCTACGATACAGCGAAAGCAAAAGAATTCTGGGAAAAAGGGAAAAAAGAAATTGGGCTGGATAAAATCAAATTAGAATTTTTAACAGATGATACAGACAGCGCCAAAAAAGCTGCTGAGTTTTTCCAATTTCAATTGGAAGAAAATCTAGATGGATTAGAAGTGAATGTTACTCAAGTTCCTTTTACTATTCGTGTTGATCGTGATCAAACGAGAGACTATGATTTAGAATTATCTGGTTGGGGAACCGATTATCGTGATCCATTAACAGTTATGCGCATCTTTACTTCGGATAGTACCTTGGGCGGCGTAACGTTCAAGAGTGATACGTATGATCAATTAATTCAAGAAACTAGAACAACACATGCGGCTGATCAAGAGGCTCGTTTAAATGACTTTGCTCAAGCACAAGATATTTTGGTGAATCAGGAAACGGTTTTAGCACCAATCTACAATCGAAGCATTTCTGTATTAGCTAATCAAAAAATCAAGGATATGTATTGGCATTCATTTGGACCTACGTACAGTTTAAAATGGGCTTATGTTAACTAA
- a CDS encoding amidohydrolase, which produces MTASIVYLNNVRLETGFAKDHHELTYTKTARYTLAIQEGKIQAIIPQNQVTEKQQGTDLNGQLAIPAFQESHNHLDKTYLSLGWRASQPVKNLKERLADEASELKLLAPSTEQRATAMIEKLIGYGASYIRTHVNIDPYVELENFWGVKRALEKYAHVIDYDIVVFPQHGLLKNPHTVLLMREALKNGGTMVGGLDPAGIDYAIEESLETIFDLAEEFQVGIDIHLHDTREVGVYTIDKFLDILEERKFTQRTAISHAFALLDVRPAEKEKLYQRLATHQTAIMSTIPYDPRYLLPPIDVLRQAGVSVHLGSDGFFDSWSSNVSGDLFEKLRNFCEMTGKITEEQLTQAYVHGCGKEAPFSFEEERLWFTEGDEANFIFTEAASTAEVIARKPQKRQIMLKGQWV; this is translated from the coding sequence ATGACAGCATCCATTGTTTATTTGAATAATGTTCGTTTAGAAACTGGTTTTGCTAAAGACCACCACGAATTAACGTATACTAAAACCGCACGCTATACTTTAGCGATTCAAGAAGGCAAAATCCAAGCGATTATTCCGCAAAATCAAGTCACTGAAAAGCAACAAGGCACTGATTTAAACGGACAACTGGCTATTCCCGCTTTTCAAGAGAGTCATAATCACTTAGATAAAACCTACCTTTCATTAGGCTGGCGTGCTAGCCAACCTGTTAAAAATTTAAAAGAGCGTTTAGCAGACGAAGCCAGTGAACTTAAATTGTTAGCTCCGTCAACAGAACAACGAGCGACGGCCATGATTGAAAAATTGATTGGTTATGGAGCCTCTTATATTCGGACACATGTCAACATTGATCCTTATGTAGAACTAGAAAACTTCTGGGGCGTCAAAAGAGCCTTAGAAAAATATGCGCATGTGATTGATTATGATATTGTTGTCTTTCCACAGCATGGATTATTAAAAAATCCCCACACGGTTTTACTCATGAGAGAAGCCCTAAAAAATGGTGGAACAATGGTTGGCGGTTTAGATCCTGCAGGCATTGATTATGCAATTGAAGAATCTTTAGAAACTATTTTCGATCTGGCAGAAGAATTTCAAGTAGGAATCGATATCCACTTGCATGATACGAGGGAAGTTGGCGTTTATACAATTGATAAATTTTTAGACATTTTAGAAGAACGAAAATTTACTCAGCGAACCGCTATCAGTCACGCCTTTGCGCTGCTAGATGTACGACCAGCAGAAAAAGAAAAACTATACCAACGCTTGGCAACGCATCAAACGGCGATTATGTCTACAATTCCCTATGATCCTCGTTATTTATTGCCACCAATTGATGTGTTACGCCAAGCTGGTGTATCGGTTCATTTAGGTAGTGATGGCTTTTTTGACTCTTGGAGTTCTAATGTTTCAGGTGATTTATTTGAAAAATTACGTAATTTTTGTGAAATGACAGGAAAGATTACAGAAGAGCAACTTACTCAAGCTTACGTCCATGGCTGTGGCAAAGAAGCACCTTTTTCATTTGAAGAAGAACGTCTTTGGTTTACAGAAGGCGACGAAGCAAACTTTATCTTTACAGAAGCAGCTTCTACAGCAGAAGTGATTGCTAGAAAACCGCAGAAACGCCAGATTATGTTGAAAGGACAATGGGTTTAA
- the galE gene encoding UDP-glucose 4-epimerase GalE produces the protein MSILVLGGAGYIGSHAVDQLISKGYAVVVVDNLLTGHRSAVHEQATFYEGDIRDKAFLRSVFEKESIEGVLHFAANSLVGESVEKPLMYFNNNVHGTQIALEVMQEFGVKHIVFSSTAATYGEPKAMPITEETPTNPKNPYGESKLMMEKIMKWCDNAYGMKYVALRYFNVAGAKKDASIGEDHTPETHIVPIILQVALGQRAELSIFGDDYDTPDGTCIRDYVYIEDLIAAHILALEYLKNGGESDVFNLGSNNGYSVKEMLDAAREVTGQEIPATIAPRRAGDPSTLIASSEKAKRVLGWQPEVTEVKDIIATAWQWHVKHPQGYNE, from the coding sequence ATGTCTATTTTAGTATTAGGTGGCGCAGGCTACATCGGCTCACATGCCGTCGATCAATTAATTTCAAAAGGCTATGCCGTTGTTGTTGTTGATAATTTATTAACGGGACATCGTTCAGCAGTTCATGAACAAGCGACTTTCTATGAAGGCGATATTCGTGATAAAGCTTTTTTACGTAGCGTCTTTGAAAAAGAATCAATTGAAGGGGTGTTGCACTTTGCGGCCAATTCTTTAGTAGGAGAATCCGTGGAGAAACCGTTAATGTATTTCAATAACAATGTTCACGGCACTCAAATTGCCTTGGAAGTCATGCAAGAATTCGGAGTGAAACATATTGTTTTTTCTTCCACAGCGGCCACTTATGGCGAACCAAAAGCAATGCCTATTACAGAAGAAACCCCAACGAATCCTAAAAATCCGTATGGGGAAAGTAAATTAATGATGGAAAAAATCATGAAATGGTGCGACAACGCTTATGGAATGAAATATGTTGCTTTGCGTTATTTTAATGTTGCAGGAGCAAAAAAAGATGCCTCAATTGGTGAGGATCACACGCCAGAAACGCATATTGTGCCAATTATTTTACAAGTGGCATTAGGCCAACGAGCAGAGCTAAGTATTTTTGGGGATGATTATGATACACCAGATGGCACGTGCATTCGAGATTATGTTTACATTGAAGACTTGATTGCAGCACATATTTTGGCTTTAGAATATTTGAAAAATGGCGGCGAAAGTGACGTCTTTAACTTGGGAAGCAACAACGGCTATTCTGTTAAAGAAATGTTAGATGCTGCTCGCGAAGTGACAGGCCAAGAAATTCCTGCAACAATCGCGCCACGCCGAGCAGGGGATCCTAGTACGTTAATTGCTTCTAGTGAAAAAGCCAAACGAGTTTTAGGCTGGCAACCAGAAGTAACTGAGGTCAAGGATATTATCGCCACCGCTTGGCAATGGCATGTGAAACATCCTCAAGGCTATAATGAATAG
- a CDS encoding galactokinase, whose amino-acid sequence MEELLMNRFVEIFGEKGTACYFAPGRINLIGEHTDYNGGHVFPAAITLGTFGVARKRDDQKIRMFSDNFKEVGLIEFSLEDLTYSDSDDWANYPKGVLNYLIESGHNIDSGLDVLFYGTIPNGAGLSSSASIELLMGTICNDLYALHCPMLELVQIGKKVENEFIGVNSGIMDQFAVGMGEKDQAILLDTNNMHYEMVPAKLGEYTIVIMNTNKRRELADSKYNERRAECEEAVRLLQKELSIEFLGELNSETFEQYQALIGDPTLIKRARHAVTENERTLLAKQALTEGDLEEFGLLLNASHRSLKEDYEVTGIELDTLVACAQEQPGVLGARMTGAGFGGCSIALVPKQNIDAFIEAVGQSYQDKIGYAADFYPASIDDGARKLF is encoded by the coding sequence ATGGAAGAACTGTTAATGAATCGATTTGTAGAAATATTTGGTGAGAAAGGGACAGCCTGTTATTTTGCCCCTGGAAGAATTAATTTGATTGGTGAACATACAGATTACAATGGCGGTCATGTTTTCCCAGCGGCTATTACGTTAGGGACATTTGGTGTGGCAAGAAAAAGAGACGACCAAAAAATTCGGATGTTTTCTGATAATTTTAAAGAGGTTGGTCTCATCGAATTTTCATTAGAAGATTTAACCTATTCAGATTCAGATGATTGGGCAAATTATCCTAAAGGCGTTTTAAATTACTTGATTGAAAGCGGACACAATATTGATTCTGGCTTAGATGTGCTCTTCTACGGTACGATTCCTAATGGTGCTGGCTTGTCTTCTTCTGCTTCTATTGAACTTTTAATGGGAACGATCTGTAATGATTTATATGCTTTACACTGTCCAATGCTTGAATTGGTGCAAATCGGTAAAAAAGTGGAGAATGAATTTATTGGCGTTAATTCGGGAATTATGGACCAATTTGCCGTGGGGATGGGAGAAAAAGATCAAGCTATTCTACTAGATACCAATAATATGCACTATGAAATGGTTCCCGCCAAATTAGGTGAGTATACGATTGTCATTATGAATACTAACAAACGTCGTGAATTAGCAGATTCAAAATATAATGAACGCCGTGCAGAATGCGAAGAAGCCGTTCGTTTGCTTCAAAAAGAGTTATCTATTGAGTTTCTAGGTGAATTAAACAGCGAGACATTTGAACAATATCAAGCATTGATTGGAGATCCAACGTTGATTAAACGAGCGCGTCATGCCGTCACAGAAAATGAACGAACTTTATTGGCAAAACAAGCGCTAACTGAAGGGGATTTGGAAGAATTTGGCTTATTATTAAATGCCTCACATCGTTCGCTAAAAGAAGATTACGAAGTAACTGGCATTGAGTTAGATACCTTAGTGGCTTGTGCGCAAGAACAACCAGGCGTTTTGGGCGCACGGATGACTGGTGCAGGGTTTGGCGGTTGTAGTATTGCTTTGGTACCAAAGCAAAATATAGATGCATTTATTGAAGCTGTTGGCCAGAGTTATCAAGATAAAATTGGCTATGCTGCTGATTTTTATCCTGCATCAATTGATGATGGTGCCAGAAAGTTATTTTAG
- a CDS encoding sugar O-acetyltransferase, protein MKQNDFDYMQMLKGELYYAPTILPENKSTKGKVLAQKINQLPIDNVKEIVALEKELLGKTGNELYITPPLHVDYGRHIEVGENFYANMDCIFLDVNKIIFGDNVMVGPRASFYTAGHPIDPTIRTAELEFGTPIIVEDNVWIGGSATILPGVTIGKNAIVAAGAVVTKDVPANTIVGGNPAKVIRKIDENDQQFWTEKQRQYQIAKKQFFHE, encoded by the coding sequence ATGAAACAAAATGACTTTGATTATATGCAAATGTTAAAAGGTGAATTATATTACGCCCCCACCATTTTACCCGAAAACAAATCAACAAAAGGCAAGGTGTTAGCTCAAAAAATCAATCAACTTCCTATCGATAATGTGAAAGAAATTGTGGCCCTAGAAAAAGAATTATTAGGAAAAACTGGCAATGAGTTATATATCACCCCACCCCTCCATGTAGATTACGGTCGCCATATTGAGGTAGGAGAAAATTTTTATGCAAATATGGATTGCATTTTTTTAGATGTAAACAAAATCATCTTCGGTGATAATGTCATGGTTGGCCCTCGTGCTAGTTTTTATACTGCCGGCCATCCAATTGATCCAACGATTCGAACTGCAGAATTAGAATTCGGGACGCCAATTATTGTTGAAGATAACGTGTGGATTGGCGGAAGTGCCACCATTTTACCTGGCGTTACAATTGGAAAAAATGCTATTGTCGCTGCTGGTGCTGTGGTTACAAAAGACGTTCCTGCCAACACGATTGTTGGAGGTAATCCAGCAAAAGTCATTCGCAAAATTGATGAAAACGATCAGCAATTTTGGACAGAAAAGCAACGGCAGTATCAAATCGCTAAGAAGCAATTCTTTCATGAATAA